The Anolis carolinensis isolate JA03-04 chromosome 1, rAnoCar3.1.pri, whole genome shotgun sequence genome window below encodes:
- the akirin2 gene encoding akirin-2 — MACGATLKRTLDFDPLLSPASPKRRRCAPLSASAAASASASAASFSSSSSPQKYLRMEPSPFGEVSTRLTTEQILYNIKQEYKRMQKRRHLENFQQTDPCCSTDAQSQAFLLSGPALPGTSSAASSPLKKEQPLFTLRQVGMICERLLKEREEKIREEYEEILTTKLAEQYDAFVKFTHDQIMRRYGEQPASYVS; from the exons ATGGCCTGCGGAGCCACCCTCAAACGGACTCTGGATTTCGACCCGCTCCTGAGCCCGGCCTCGCCGAAGCGGCGGCGTTGCGCCCCATTGTCCGCCTCAGCCGCCGCCTCTGCCTCTGCCTCCGcggcctccttttcctcctcgtcGTCGCCGCAGAAATACCTCCGCATGGAGCCCTCGCCTTTCGGGGAAGTGTCCACCCGCCTTACCACAG AGCAAATCCTgtacaatataaaacaggagTACAAACGTATGCAGAAGAGAAGACACTTAGAAAATTTCCAGCAAACAGATCCTTGTTGTTCTACTGATGCACAGTCGCAAGCATTTCTTCTTTCTGGACCAGCTTTGCCAG GTACTTCATCTGCGGCATCATCACCACTGAAAAAAGAACAGCCCCTATTTACTCTTAGACAAGTTGGAATGATCTGTGAACGCTTGCTTAAAGAACGTGAAGAGAAGATCCGTGAAGAGTATGAAGAAATCTTGACCACAAAACTTGCAG AACAGTATGACGCTTTTGTGAAGTTCACGCATGATCAGATCATGCGACGATATGGAGAACAGCCTGCAAGTT ATGTTTCATGA